The Marivirga salinae DNA window GCATCTACTTATGTATAGACTTACGATTAATAAAAAGAAAAAACTAATATCCTTGAAAGCTACGGCTATCTCTCTATTAATAGTAGCACTATTCGCATTTAATAACAAGCAATTAAATGCACAAGTATTTATTGGCGCTAAATCTGGAGCCAGAGTCTCTTGGTTGCAATATGATGATTTTGCGGAGGAAGATTATAACAAAAAACTGTTTTTTGGATATAGTGCTGGCATTACAGCAGCTTTTAAGGTTCAAAAAAGATTTTTGCTTCAGCTTGATATCATGTATACTCAAAAGGGAAAAAAAATAGATGGCATAAGCGGTACTCCATTTCAGAATTATGCTAAATACCATTTTTTAAATACGCCAGTAGTATATAAACTGGATTTTAAAGAGGCATTTGGCGACAGAATATTCAAATGGTATGTGGGAGCAGGGCCCAATGTGAATTTTTGGTTAGGTGGTAATGGCATTTTAGAGTCGGAAGAGCTAAGAGAGGAAAATATTGATCAGCTTAATTACAGAATCATTTTTGATAACATGCCAGCTACCCCTGAAAATGGAGCTTTGTATTTTAATGAGGCCAATAGAGTACAGGTTGGCTTGATAGTTTCAACAGGTTTAGTACTTGAACCAGCTCCGGGTCAATCGCTTATGATTGATTTTAGGTATGAATGGGGGCACAGCTATATGTCAAGAGCTGAAGGAAGATTCTCGAATGTAGTAGGTTA harbors:
- a CDS encoding outer membrane beta-barrel protein; its protein translation is MYRLTINKKKKLISLKATAISLLIVALFAFNNKQLNAQVFIGAKSGARVSWLQYDDFAEEDYNKKLFFGYSAGITAAFKVQKRFLLQLDIMYTQKGKKIDGISGTPFQNYAKYHFLNTPVVYKLDFKEAFGDRIFKWYVGAGPNVNFWLGGNGILESEELREENIDQLNYRIIFDNMPATPENGALYFNEANRVQVGLIVSTGLVLEPAPGQSLMIDFRYEWGHSYMSRAEGRFSNVVGYRDNLRARNQAFQISVAYLFDIINKGKKEKKLYYENK